Proteins from one Candidatus Nitrospira nitrosa genomic window:
- a CDS encoding murein hydrolase activator EnvC family protein, which translates to MRLPLLLLAGFLALGGWVMPVEAATDPLAEKIQRERKRLEALKDKIEEKRKREEAAEKKRESVLQGLQSLDERLLHHRQDHQDINRKLRQKDHELNEITEQLVVTRTSVQSRREAILARLRVQYMEGRFGYVKALLTADSYGDLQRRGQYLSAVSQKDYELLRGFRADMARMEQAEHQRADARDGLVVFKQNIEKKLADIRVLQKEKTLYLTKITHQKDAYHRAVEELERSASRVDHLLQDLESRRRAVAMRPPTTASLPRGVRGALPWPAEGQVVSFFGRQKHPTFDTYVQRKGIEIRTTEGSQIHAVMPGSIVYADWLKGYGLVIILDHANGFFSLYAHASKILAKVGEQVVEGQSIGETGDTGMTGENTLYFELREGAEPVDPLHWLAKK; encoded by the coding sequence ATGAGACTCCCCCTCCTTCTGCTGGCCGGGTTTCTGGCACTCGGGGGGTGGGTCATGCCCGTTGAGGCAGCCACGGATCCCCTCGCCGAAAAAATTCAGCGTGAGCGAAAGCGTCTTGAAGCACTAAAAGACAAAATTGAAGAAAAGCGGAAGCGGGAAGAAGCTGCCGAAAAAAAGAGGGAATCCGTGCTACAAGGACTCCAATCCTTGGATGAACGATTGCTCCACCATCGACAAGATCATCAGGATATCAATAGAAAACTGCGACAAAAAGATCATGAGCTGAATGAGATTACTGAACAGTTGGTGGTGACGCGGACCAGTGTCCAATCGCGACGGGAGGCCATCTTGGCCCGGCTTCGCGTGCAGTACATGGAAGGCCGGTTCGGGTATGTGAAGGCGCTGTTAACCGCTGATTCCTACGGAGATCTTCAACGCCGCGGGCAGTATCTCTCCGCTGTCTCGCAGAAGGACTACGAGCTGCTTCGAGGTTTTCGAGCCGACATGGCACGGATGGAGCAGGCTGAGCACCAGCGGGCTGACGCTCGAGATGGGCTGGTGGTTTTCAAGCAAAACATCGAAAAGAAGCTTGCCGACATTCGAGTGCTTCAAAAAGAGAAAACCCTCTATCTGACGAAAATTACACATCAGAAAGATGCCTATCATCGTGCGGTCGAAGAGCTGGAACGGTCAGCCTCACGGGTGGATCATTTGCTGCAGGACTTGGAATCGCGTCGGCGGGCCGTGGCCATGCGCCCGCCGACGACGGCATCGCTCCCACGTGGCGTTCGAGGAGCACTGCCCTGGCCGGCCGAAGGACAGGTGGTGTCGTTCTTCGGGCGGCAGAAGCATCCCACCTTTGACACCTATGTCCAACGCAAAGGGATCGAAATTCGTACGACCGAGGGGAGTCAGATTCATGCCGTGATGCCCGGGAGCATTGTTTATGCGGACTGGTTGAAAGGGTACGGACTCGTTATAATCCTGGATCATGCCAACGGGTTCTTCTCGCTGTATGCCCATGCATCCAAGATTTTGGCCAAGGTTGGTGAGCAGGTGGTCGAAGGCCAGTCGATTGGGGAAACCGGAGACACGGGCATGACAGGAGAAAATACATTATACTTTGAGTTGCGTGAGGGAGCTGAGCCGGTCGATCCGCTCCACTGGCTGGCGAAGAAATAA
- a CDS encoding cell division protein FtsX encodes MRRLFYLVREAWANMRTNRMTTIVAILTTAFTLTCVGIFLLLYVNLQHAAGWLQEDVKVMVYLEDRLSRDGRLQLELMLKSDHMVGSVLYISKEQALAEFRTQFPDDSHLLEGLGENPLPASFVVTLAQNSRSPEAIKEWVEQVQTMGGVAKVDYNQQWISLLAELIGYIELAALGVGILLSAAAVTIIGNTIRLTLFTRREEIEILRSIGATGTFIRVPYFLEGAVLGACGSALSLGILKVGFELFRQQVQFVSRFSEMEGLISFFPLSACLALVLAGMALGFTGSVVSLLRIREGRV; translated from the coding sequence ATGAGGCGGCTCTTCTATCTGGTTCGCGAGGCCTGGGCCAACATGCGGACGAACCGCATGACGACCATCGTTGCCATCTTGACCACGGCATTTACGTTGACCTGTGTTGGAATCTTTCTCCTCCTCTATGTGAATCTACAGCATGCGGCGGGATGGCTTCAGGAAGACGTCAAGGTTATGGTGTATTTGGAGGACCGCCTCTCTCGAGATGGGCGTCTGCAGCTTGAACTGATGCTCAAGTCCGATCACATGGTAGGAAGTGTGCTCTATATCTCGAAGGAGCAGGCTTTGGCGGAGTTCCGTACGCAATTCCCCGATGATTCTCATCTGCTCGAGGGGCTTGGCGAGAATCCTCTCCCGGCCTCATTCGTCGTGACGCTGGCTCAGAACTCTCGCTCTCCCGAGGCCATTAAAGAATGGGTGGAACAAGTTCAAACCATGGGAGGAGTGGCAAAGGTCGACTATAATCAGCAATGGATCAGCCTGTTGGCCGAGCTCATCGGCTATATTGAATTGGCAGCGCTCGGCGTGGGGATCCTCCTCTCAGCCGCCGCGGTGACGATTATCGGGAATACAATCAGGCTTACTTTGTTTACCAGACGAGAAGAGATCGAAATTCTTCGCTCGATCGGGGCCACCGGCACCTTCATCCGTGTTCCGTACTTCCTCGAGGGGGCGGTGCTGGGAGCGTGTGGCAGCGCCTTATCCCTGGGAATTCTCAAGGTCGGGTTCGAACTGTTCCGGCAACAAGTGCAGTTCGTCAGCCGTTTCAGCGAAATGGAGGGGCTGATATCATTTTTCCCACTCTCTGCTTGTCTTGCACTGGTCCTCGCTGGAATGGCACTGGGTTTTACCGGCAGTGTGGTCTCGCTACTGCGCATTAGAGAAGGACGTGTATGA
- the ftsE gene encoding cell division ATP-binding protein FtsE, with protein sequence MIQLIHVSKWYDRRPALSDVMIEIEKGEFVLLMGPSGSGKSTILRMLIGEEQPDEGQLFVQGKNVTKLKRSEIPYLRRKVGSVFQDFRLLPKKSVFDNVALPLIVQGVSEKDIRRKVTEALRAVGVEHKRDQSPSSLSTGEQQRVCIARAIVNGPVVLLADEPTGNLDPELTGEIIELFKLINARGTTVVVATHNHHVMRQVNCRVISLMQGVVLPERAMPDRVGV encoded by the coding sequence ATGATTCAGCTCATCCATGTCTCGAAATGGTACGACCGAAGACCCGCGCTCTCCGACGTCATGATCGAGATCGAGAAGGGAGAGTTCGTGCTGCTCATGGGCCCCAGTGGATCGGGAAAATCGACGATCCTACGTATGCTGATCGGGGAGGAGCAACCGGATGAGGGACAGCTTTTTGTTCAAGGTAAGAATGTCACGAAACTGAAACGGTCTGAGATCCCATACCTGCGACGGAAGGTGGGCTCGGTCTTTCAAGACTTCCGCTTGCTGCCGAAGAAATCAGTATTTGACAATGTGGCACTCCCGCTAATCGTGCAGGGTGTCTCAGAAAAAGATATTCGACGTAAGGTCACGGAAGCGTTGCGAGCAGTCGGCGTTGAGCATAAGCGTGACCAGTCCCCCAGTAGTCTGTCCACGGGAGAGCAACAGCGAGTGTGTATCGCTCGGGCGATCGTGAACGGACCGGTCGTTCTGTTGGCGGATGAGCCGACGGGCAATCTTGATCCCGAACTCACGGGTGAGATCATCGAGCTGTTTAAACTGATCAATGCCAGGGGTACCACGGTGGTTGTGGCGACGCATAATCATCATGTCATGCGTCAAGTGAATTGCCGAGTGATCAGCTTGATGCAAGGCGTCGTCCTCCCGGAACGGGCGATGCCTGACCGGGTCGGCGTATGA
- a CDS encoding YraN family protein, producing the protein MYAADPRHQFGQVSEMRAEQFLIAKGYRILDRNVRLSIGELDLVADDQGVVVFVEVKGRSTEAFGGALSAVDRRKQAKLSKLAAQYLAQRHWSDKLCRFDVVLVQGKPSAPGQIEHISNAFDVTEL; encoded by the coding sequence ATGTACGCTGCAGATCCGCGTCACCAGTTCGGCCAGGTCAGCGAGATGAGGGCGGAGCAGTTCTTGATCGCGAAGGGGTATCGTATCCTTGACCGAAATGTGCGGCTCTCAATCGGTGAATTGGACCTCGTCGCAGATGATCAGGGGGTCGTCGTCTTTGTCGAGGTCAAGGGTAGGAGCACTGAGGCGTTTGGAGGCGCACTGTCGGCAGTGGATCGCCGTAAGCAGGCGAAACTGTCGAAGCTGGCCGCGCAGTATCTGGCGCAGCGGCACTGGTCTGATAAGCTCTGTCGATTCGATGTTGTCTTGGTTCAAGGAAAGCCATCGGCCCCGGGGCAGATTGAACACATCTCCAATGCGTTCGATGTCACCGAGTTGTGA
- a CDS encoding ribonuclease HII, translating into MGPTDEFERAARLCGYRRIAGIDEVGRGPLAGPVVAAAVILPVRSRLAGVNDSKQLSERERERFYITIREQAVGMGIGWADVAEIDRLNILEATRLAMRRALEQLVPLPDYVLIDAVSLPGVSIPARPIIKGDSLSISIAAASIVAKVTRDRLMARYHDTFPEYGFLSHKGYGTAEHLERLAHHGPCSIHRRSFAPVKLAMSARKMGEVHPTGPTLSEA; encoded by the coding sequence ATGGGACCTACTGATGAGTTTGAACGAGCAGCCCGACTCTGTGGATATCGCCGTATCGCTGGGATTGATGAAGTAGGGCGTGGTCCATTGGCGGGACCCGTGGTGGCGGCTGCAGTGATCCTTCCTGTACGCAGTCGGCTTGCCGGGGTGAACGATTCGAAGCAACTGTCAGAGCGTGAACGGGAACGGTTCTACATCACGATCCGCGAGCAAGCGGTGGGAATGGGAATCGGATGGGCCGACGTTGCAGAAATCGACCGGTTGAATATTCTTGAGGCCACCCGGCTTGCCATGCGACGGGCTCTCGAACAGCTGGTCCCGTTACCTGATTATGTGCTCATCGATGCTGTGAGCCTACCCGGTGTCAGCATTCCAGCACGGCCGATCATCAAAGGAGATTCCTTATCCATCTCGATTGCTGCTGCCTCTATCGTGGCCAAGGTCACGAGAGATCGGTTGATGGCACGCTATCATGACACGTTCCCGGAGTACGGGTTCCTCTCACACAAGGGGTATGGGACGGCGGAACACCTGGAACGGCTTGCGCACCACGGCCCTTGTTCCATCCACCGTCGAAGTTTTGCTCCAGTCAAACTTGCCATGAGTGCCAGGAAGATGGGGGAGGTTCATCCGACGGGTCCCACGTTATCCGAGGCATAA
- the rplS gene encoding 50S ribosomal protein L19: protein MNQLERIQRSLTKKSVPHFEIGDTVRVHVKVVEGEKERIQVYEGTVIARKGSLNTEMFTVRKLSYGVGVERIFPVHSPIVSKIDVVRQGRVRRAKLYYLRGKKGRFAKVEEREFVGESKSSAQPAVSEEGAVTA from the coding sequence ATGAATCAGTTGGAGCGAATTCAGCGATCATTGACGAAAAAGTCGGTTCCGCACTTCGAGATAGGAGACACCGTACGTGTCCATGTCAAAGTCGTGGAAGGCGAGAAGGAACGTATTCAGGTGTATGAAGGGACGGTCATCGCCCGTAAGGGCAGCTTGAACACCGAAATGTTCACGGTCAGGAAACTCTCGTACGGCGTGGGTGTCGAGCGGATTTTCCCCGTGCACTCTCCGATTGTGTCGAAGATCGATGTCGTGCGCCAGGGGCGCGTTCGACGTGCCAAGCTGTACTATCTCCGCGGCAAGAAAGGGCGGTTTGCCAAAGTTGAGGAGCGGGAGTTTGTTGGAGAGAGCAAATCTTCTGCCCAGCCTGCGGTATCCGAAGAAGGAGCGGTTACGGCGTAG
- the trmD gene encoding tRNA (guanosine(37)-N1)-methyltransferase TrmD, with amino-acid sequence MIRFDVLTLFPGMFAPVLAQSMLKRGQEKGLLTVRVHNLRDFTADRHKVVDDMPYGGGAGMVMKAEPILQAVSAVRREAQSQGEEIRVLFPTPHGRPLTQLYAQELATESRRMVILCGHYEGVDERVRLALAPEEISLGDYVLTGGELPALVLIDATTRLVPGVLGDPSSAVDESFSESLLEYPQYTRPAEINGITVPEVLLSGHHEAIRLWRRKQALRSTYLRRPDLLRDRTFTKEDRQLLDELMNEGLLTAPLLCEEEG; translated from the coding sequence ATGATACGGTTCGATGTCCTGACATTGTTCCCAGGTATGTTTGCGCCGGTTTTGGCGCAGAGCATGCTCAAGCGTGGCCAGGAGAAGGGACTTCTCACCGTGCGGGTGCACAATCTGCGCGACTTTACAGCGGATCGCCACAAAGTCGTCGACGATATGCCGTACGGAGGTGGTGCGGGGATGGTCATGAAAGCCGAACCGATTCTCCAGGCGGTTTCCGCAGTGCGGAGAGAGGCTCAGTCGCAAGGAGAAGAGATTCGGGTGCTGTTTCCGACTCCTCATGGGCGCCCGTTGACACAGTTATATGCGCAAGAGTTGGCGACCGAGTCTCGTCGGATGGTGATTCTGTGTGGCCACTATGAGGGTGTGGATGAGCGTGTCCGTCTCGCTCTGGCGCCTGAAGAGATTTCACTCGGAGATTATGTGCTTACGGGAGGTGAACTGCCGGCGTTAGTGTTGATCGATGCCACGACAAGGCTCGTTCCTGGCGTGTTGGGCGATCCAAGTTCTGCCGTCGATGAGTCATTTTCTGAGTCGCTCTTAGAGTATCCACAGTACACGAGACCGGCGGAGATCAACGGTATCACGGTGCCGGAGGTCTTGTTGTCTGGTCATCATGAGGCCATTCGCTTGTGGCGTCGCAAACAGGCCTTGCGTAGCACGTATCTCAGACGCCCTGATTTGCTGCGGGATCGGACGTTTACGAAAGAAGATCGACAATTGTTGGATGAGTTGATGAATGAAGGCCTGTTGACGGCCCCGTTATTATGCGAGGAGGAGGGTTGA
- the rimM gene encoding ribosome maturation factor RimM (Essential for efficient processing of 16S rRNA) yields the protein MVSQPETVTVGRIERPFGVRGEVKVRSLSDVPGRLEGLTHVSLLATNGRTLETGVTHVRRAGTSFILGLSAFTTPEEAGLWRGGLIQTVRGAIPELPSGQYYECDLVGLAVQTESGELLGTVEAIWELPGNSLIVVRDGSKEVLIPAAKEFVLAVDLIARIMTVRLIDGLGD from the coding sequence ATGGTGAGTCAACCGGAAACCGTCACAGTGGGACGGATCGAGCGGCCGTTTGGTGTTCGTGGAGAGGTCAAGGTTCGCTCCCTCTCCGATGTCCCAGGTCGACTGGAGGGGTTGACGCATGTCAGCCTTCTGGCCACAAACGGACGGACGCTGGAAACCGGCGTGACCCATGTGAGGCGAGCGGGAACGAGCTTTATCCTTGGCTTGTCCGCCTTCACCACACCAGAAGAAGCAGGCCTTTGGCGTGGGGGATTGATTCAGACAGTTCGCGGGGCTATCCCTGAGCTTCCATCGGGGCAGTACTATGAGTGCGATTTGGTGGGGCTCGCCGTCCAGACGGAGTCAGGGGAGCTGCTTGGTACGGTGGAGGCGATATGGGAATTGCCAGGCAATTCGCTGATCGTTGTTCGCGATGGAAGTAAAGAGGTCTTGATCCCGGCGGCAAAAGAATTCGTGCTTGCGGTTGATCTGATCGCTCGAATCATGACGGTGCGGTTGATCGACGGGCTTGGTGATTAG
- the rpsP gene encoding 30S ribosomal protein S16, giving the protein MAVHLRLARTGRHKRPMYRVVAADSRKARDGRFIEILGIFDPLKEAGVPELKQERVLTWLHQGAQPTVTVRTLLRRAGVWKQFEAEKSAKEKAPAEKSTQKKASAKA; this is encoded by the coding sequence GTGGCTGTACATTTAAGGCTCGCTCGCACAGGACGACATAAACGACCGATGTATCGGGTGGTGGCGGCAGACTCGCGGAAAGCACGCGATGGCCGCTTCATCGAAATTCTTGGAATTTTCGACCCGCTGAAAGAAGCTGGCGTGCCGGAACTCAAGCAGGAGCGGGTGCTGACGTGGCTTCACCAAGGGGCTCAACCGACGGTAACCGTGCGGACATTGCTGCGTCGTGCGGGGGTCTGGAAGCAGTTTGAGGCTGAAAAGTCCGCAAAGGAGAAGGCTCCGGCTGAAAAGTCCACTCAGAAGAAGGCTTCAGCAAAAGCTTGA
- the ffh gene encoding signal recognition particle protein, producing the protein MLDALSEKFEKVLKKLRGQGVLTEQNITEALKEVRFALLEADVNFKIVKEFIDRVREKAIGQEVLQSLTPGHQVVKVVWDELRAMMGQDRVGLALNSQPPTIVMMVGLQGAGKTTASGKLARLFKTQGKRVLLVAADPRRPAAGEQLSALGRDLGVEVHRADQTQASQADVVRICGAGVDRGREQGFDLVILDTGGRLHIDDELMGELTAVKAAVAPHEVLLVADAMTGQDAVTMAGQFDQRVGLTGIILTKVEGDARGGAVLSIRAATGKPIKFLGVGEKLDALEPFHPDRMASRILGMGDVLSLIEKAQESITREQAEAAQKRLTSNTFTLEDFRTQLGQMNRMGSFEQILGMLPGGQKLKEAMEGNKPEREISRVVAVIDSMTVKERRDHTIINGSRKKRIARGSGTTVQDVNRLIKQFLSAKKLAKAMTGAGGRRQLAQLLRAR; encoded by the coding sequence ATGCTTGATGCATTAAGTGAGAAGTTCGAAAAGGTTCTGAAAAAGCTCCGTGGGCAAGGTGTGCTTACCGAGCAGAATATTACTGAAGCGCTCAAGGAGGTGCGATTTGCTCTCCTCGAAGCGGACGTCAATTTTAAGATCGTCAAAGAGTTTATCGATCGTGTGCGCGAAAAGGCGATTGGGCAGGAGGTCCTGCAGAGTCTGACTCCAGGCCATCAGGTTGTCAAGGTCGTCTGGGATGAGCTCCGGGCGATGATGGGGCAAGATCGAGTTGGACTCGCTCTCAACTCCCAACCGCCGACCATCGTCATGATGGTCGGACTGCAAGGTGCAGGAAAGACGACGGCCAGCGGAAAGCTTGCGCGTCTTTTCAAGACTCAAGGCAAGCGAGTGCTGCTGGTGGCGGCTGATCCGCGTCGCCCTGCTGCGGGTGAGCAGTTGAGTGCATTGGGGCGAGATCTTGGAGTCGAAGTACATCGTGCCGATCAGACTCAAGCTTCACAAGCCGATGTGGTCCGGATCTGCGGTGCCGGTGTGGATCGAGGCCGAGAGCAGGGCTTTGATCTGGTCATTCTGGATACCGGCGGTCGGTTGCATATTGATGATGAGTTGATGGGGGAATTGACCGCGGTGAAGGCTGCCGTGGCCCCTCATGAGGTACTCTTAGTCGCGGATGCGATGACCGGCCAGGACGCTGTCACTATGGCCGGACAGTTTGATCAACGGGTCGGCCTCACCGGCATTATCCTGACCAAGGTCGAGGGAGATGCGCGCGGGGGGGCGGTCTTGTCGATTCGAGCTGCCACAGGAAAGCCGATCAAGTTTTTGGGGGTTGGGGAAAAACTCGATGCGCTCGAACCGTTTCATCCGGACCGGATGGCCTCCCGTATTCTTGGGATGGGGGATGTGCTGTCCCTCATTGAAAAAGCACAGGAAAGCATTACACGGGAACAGGCGGAGGCCGCTCAGAAACGGCTCACCAGTAACACCTTTACGCTGGAAGATTTTCGGACCCAGTTGGGACAAATGAATCGCATGGGTTCGTTTGAACAGATTTTGGGCATGCTTCCCGGTGGACAAAAGCTCAAGGAAGCGATGGAGGGCAATAAACCCGAGCGAGAGATCAGTCGGGTGGTCGCTGTGATTGATTCGATGACCGTGAAAGAGCGTCGCGATCATACGATCATTAATGGAAGCCGAAAAAAAAGGATTGCGCGGGGAAGTGGTACGACGGTGCAGGATGTGAATCGGCTCATCAAGCAATTCCTGTCTGCAAAGAAGTTGGCAAAGGCAATGACCGGTGCGGGAGGGCGTCGGCAACTCGCTCAGCTCTTGCGTGCACGGTAA
- a CDS encoding DUF4321 domain-containing protein, whose protein sequence is MRKSPWVLIVFVVIGGLLGGILGEILHVMAPQGTIQSIFSTHFMPGINPPLTVDLVLIKLVLGFSLKINILSILGMFVGIYLYKHV, encoded by the coding sequence GTGCGAAAATCGCCCTGGGTCCTGATCGTGTTTGTGGTCATCGGAGGTCTACTGGGCGGGATCCTTGGCGAAATTCTCCATGTGATGGCACCTCAGGGCACCATCCAAAGTATTTTCTCAACGCATTTCATGCCCGGCATTAATCCGCCCCTGACCGTGGATCTTGTGTTGATCAAACTCGTATTGGGGTTCAGCCTCAAAATCAACATATTGAGCATCCTCGGCATGTTTGTCGGCATCTATCTGTACAAGCACGTCTAA
- the uvrB gene encoding excinuclease ABC subunit UvrB, with translation MRSVASREGVVPPFKLDAPFKPCGDQPAAIDKLTAGIHAGTKHQVLLGVTGSGKTFTMANLVERVQKPTLVLVHNKTLAGQLYQEFKQFFPHNAVEYFVSYYDYYQPEAYIPQSDTYIAKDSSINDAIDQMRHSATTELLQRNDVLIVSSVSCIYGLGSPEVYHDMLIYLEVGLEARRDKLLSKLVDIQYERNDVDFHRGTFRARGDVIEIFPASSEAKSVRIELFGDMVDAIHEIDPLTGKSLGKLPKVAIYPNTHYLIAPDRYERAITGIEEELDERVAYFRKSGRLLEAQRIEQRTKFDLEMIRAMGYCHGIENYSRHLSGRNPGQAPPTLLDYFPKEFLLIVDESHATIPQVGGMYEGDFSRKRTLVEYGFRLPSAVDNRPLKFVEFEQCLNQVVYVSATPGTYELTHAGHEVVEQIVRPTGLMDPHIEVVPAKGQVDHLLGQVRAEVAKRGRVLVTTLTKRMAEDLTEYYHDLGVKVRYLHSDIKTLERAEIIRDLRCGTFDVLVGINLLREGLDLPEVSLVAILDADKEGYLRSYRALIQTAGRAARNLEGRVIFYGDGVTDSMKQAIDETTRRRGIQAEYNRIHGITPVGITKGIPSLEYAVTDLDYVQLPLAAESDAEYGSAESTDRLIQRLEIEMKAAAKELAFERAAELRNRIRALRLQTLDAKD, from the coding sequence ATGCGATCCGTCGCATCGCGGGAGGGTGTCGTGCCGCCCTTTAAGCTGGATGCCCCCTTCAAGCCTTGTGGAGATCAGCCTGCCGCCATCGACAAGCTGACGGCCGGAATCCACGCAGGAACCAAGCATCAGGTTTTGTTGGGAGTCACAGGATCAGGCAAGACATTTACGATGGCTAATCTTGTCGAACGTGTCCAGAAGCCGACGCTGGTGCTCGTGCACAACAAAACTCTGGCCGGACAACTCTACCAGGAATTCAAACAGTTTTTCCCCCATAACGCCGTCGAGTATTTTGTGAGTTATTACGATTATTATCAGCCGGAAGCCTATATCCCGCAGAGTGATACCTACATTGCCAAGGACTCCTCGATCAATGACGCCATTGATCAGATGCGTCACTCCGCGACGACAGAGCTGTTACAACGAAATGATGTTCTGATTGTGTCCTCCGTCTCCTGTATCTATGGGCTGGGGTCGCCGGAGGTGTACCATGACATGCTGATTTATCTAGAGGTCGGTCTCGAAGCACGGCGCGATAAGCTTTTGTCGAAGTTGGTGGATATTCAATATGAACGCAATGATGTGGATTTTCATCGTGGAACTTTTCGGGCGCGCGGAGATGTGATCGAAATTTTCCCTGCGTCGTCGGAAGCGAAATCCGTACGCATCGAACTCTTCGGGGATATGGTGGATGCCATTCATGAAATTGATCCGCTCACTGGGAAGTCCTTGGGAAAACTGCCCAAGGTTGCGATCTACCCGAATACCCACTATCTGATTGCGCCGGATCGCTATGAGCGGGCCATTACCGGTATTGAGGAAGAACTCGACGAGCGTGTTGCCTATTTTAGAAAATCCGGACGGCTCTTGGAGGCTCAGCGGATTGAGCAGCGTACGAAGTTTGATCTTGAGATGATCCGAGCAATGGGCTATTGCCACGGAATTGAAAACTATTCTCGGCATCTCAGCGGAAGAAATCCGGGCCAGGCGCCCCCCACGTTGCTGGATTACTTTCCGAAGGAGTTTCTGTTGATCGTCGATGAGTCTCACGCGACCATCCCTCAAGTCGGAGGCATGTATGAGGGGGATTTTTCACGGAAACGGACTCTCGTGGAGTACGGATTCAGACTTCCGTCGGCTGTTGATAATCGACCGTTAAAATTTGTGGAGTTCGAACAGTGTCTCAATCAGGTCGTGTATGTGTCGGCCACACCCGGCACCTACGAGCTCACGCATGCAGGTCATGAGGTCGTGGAGCAGATCGTTCGTCCGACCGGACTGATGGACCCGCATATCGAAGTCGTACCGGCCAAAGGGCAAGTTGACCATCTTCTCGGCCAAGTTCGTGCAGAGGTGGCTAAGCGGGGAAGAGTGCTTGTGACAACGCTGACGAAGCGGATGGCGGAGGATTTGACAGAGTACTATCACGATTTGGGCGTAAAGGTTCGCTATCTCCATTCCGACATCAAAACGCTTGAGCGAGCTGAGATTATCCGGGATCTCCGGTGTGGAACGTTTGATGTCTTGGTCGGAATCAATTTACTGCGAGAGGGGTTGGACCTTCCCGAGGTGAGCCTCGTTGCGATTCTGGATGCGGATAAGGAAGGTTACCTGCGTTCCTACCGCGCGTTGATCCAAACGGCCGGCCGGGCAGCACGCAATCTCGAAGGGCGGGTAATTTTTTATGGCGACGGTGTGACGGATTCGATGAAGCAGGCCATTGACGAGACGACTCGCCGTCGTGGGATTCAGGCCGAGTACAATCGCATCCACGGCATTACGCCGGTCGGTATTACGAAAGGGATTCCGTCGCTTGAGTACGCGGTCACAGACCTTGATTACGTTCAATTACCGCTTGCGGCGGAATCCGATGCGGAATATGGAAGTGCAGAGTCAACCGATCGACTGATTCAACGACTGGAGATCGAGATGAAAGCGGCTGCGAAGGAGCTGGCCTTCGAACGAGCCGCAGAGTTGCGGAATCGGATCAGGGCGTTGCGACTTCAGACGTTAGATGCGAAGGATTAA
- a CDS encoding RNA recognition motif domain-containing protein, with protein MGAKIYVGGLPYSTTEQQLSDLFAAHGSVASARIITDKFTGQSRGFGFVEMSSDAEAQAAVTALNGTQLGGRTLTVNEARPQEPRSGGGGRG; from the coding sequence ATGGGTGCGAAGATTTATGTCGGTGGATTGCCGTATTCAACGACCGAGCAGCAGCTGAGTGACTTGTTTGCGGCGCATGGGTCTGTGGCCTCGGCCCGGATCATCACGGACAAGTTTACCGGGCAATCTCGTGGGTTTGGATTTGTGGAAATGTCCTCCGATGCTGAAGCGCAGGCGGCGGTTACCGCGTTGAACGGGACGCAACTCGGTGGACGTACCCTGACAGTCAATGAAGCGCGTCCTCAAGAGCCACGTTCCGGTGGCGGAGGCCGCGGTTAA